TATGTCATAAAACTATCACATTCAGATTATAGATTACTCACATGCGTGCTTATCTTGCGGAATTACTCGGAACCTTTGGTCTGGTGCTGGTCGGCACGGGCGCCATTATCGTTAATGATGTCAGTGGTGGTCTACTGGGCAATGCGGGCATTGCACTGGCCTTTGCGGTAATCGTATTCCTTATGATATGTAGCTTTGCCCATCTCTCCGGCGCACATATTAATCCGGCGGTTAGCATGGTCTTCGCGCTAACGGGCCATTTGGCGTGGCGCAAGCTAGGTAACTATTGGTTGGCGCAATGTTGCGGCGCTTTACTTGCCAGCGGCTTATTACACTTACTGTTTCAACATGCCACTTTAGGCGCTACGGTGCCTACGCCTAAATATCCAGCACTCTTAGCCTTTGGCTTAGAAATCGTCATTAGCAGTATTTTGATGCTGAGTATTTTTTATGTAATACAGCAACATTTTTCACGTATCAAAAGTGCGGCCTTAATTGGTAGCGTAGTAGGTTTAGCGGCTTTTTTGGTAGGCCCGCTAACGGGCGCATCGATGAATCCTGCACGATCGTTAGGTCCCGCTTTAATCAGCGGTCATTTTCAACATTTATGGATTTATTTAACCGCGCCGATATTAGGCATGTTGTTGGCGGTGCCCGCCTGCCAAAAAATTACCCGTAAAACCCTCTGCGCCAGTGGCGCTTGCTGTAATGAGGTCCCCGCATGAAAACCACGCTGCCACTGAATACATCTAAAAACGTCGTGTTCGTTTGTGTTGAAAACAGTTGCCGCAGTCAAATAGCCGAAGGTTTTGCGCGTTTACACCAACGCGCTGACGTGATTATTTATAGCGCGGGTTCGAAGCCTTCTGGCGTTATTAATCCGCGCGCCATTCAATTTATGCAAGAAGTGGGCAGTGATCTGACGAGGCAAGGCTCTAAATCATTAGACGAGATTCCCGATATCGTTTATGACGCAGTCATCACCATGGGCTGCGGCGATGCGTGTCCGTTTTTGCGTGGCAAATTCCGCGAAGATTGGGGTTTGGCCGATCCTAAACATTTAAGCGACGATGAATTTCGCGCCATTCGTGACACTATTCAAACGCGTGTTGCCGCACTGTTCCAGCAAATCTAAAAAACTTATACGGCTTTAGGTCATAACGACGTATCTAATAGGGCGACAATTGCGCTCACCATGGCATAAAATCCACACACTGACTTTGCATCTGCCGGTGTCCCTATGAATGCCTTGCGTTTACCTAACTTAGATATTATTCGCGAAAACGTCCGCGCCGCTTTAGCTGAAGATATTGGCAGTGGCGATGTTACCGCACGCTTATTAACCAGCGCCGAGTGGTCAGAAGCCACTATTATTTGCCGTCAAGAAGCGGTTATCAGCGGCATTGAATGGGCACGCGAAACCTTTACGCAAGTTGATCCACGCATTGAAACGCAATGGTTGATTCATGACAGTGATCGCTTATCCGCCAACACGCAAGTCGCCCGCTTACGCGGACCCGCCGCGAGCTTGTTAACGGCTGAACGTACCGCGTTAAATTTTTTACAAACATTAAGCGGTACTGCAACACAAGCGCGACAACTTGTTGATTTAATCGCCGGCACCCACGTCACGCTGTTAGACACACGCAAAACAATTCCAGGTTTACGGGCTGCACAAAAATACGCCGTTACTTGCGGTGGCTGCGAAAATCATCGGCATGGTTTATACGATGCCATTCTGATTAAAGAAAACCATATCACGGCAGCGGGCAGCATTACTGCCGCTATTCATTTAGCGCGCGCGCAATCACCGACTATTTTCTTAATTGTCGAAGTTGAAACGTTTGAGGAATTAAAAGCAGCTTTAAGCGCTAAGCCTGATCGTATTTTGCTGGACAACTTCACCCCCACTGCTTTACGCGAAGCAGTGACACTCACCGCCGGCAGAATTCCCTTAGAAGCATCCGGCAATATTCGTCGCGACAATATTCGTTTATTTGCTGAAACCGGCGTCAACTACCTTTCGATGGGAACGTTGACCAAAGATATCAAAGCCATCGATTTATCTTTACGCCTGACTAACGCACGATTCTAAATTTAGTAGAGAGTTGTAACAAATCTGCAACATAATGTGTTTACAAAGTAGCCTCTATCCCTATTACCCCGAGTTGTTTTTATGGCAATGCCAGCGGATTCTTTTATGCCCAATGCAAGCTTAGATCCTGTTCACTTAGATGATCCGTCTTTATATCTTAATCGCGAACTGACGTGGTTACGCTTTAACGAACGTGTTTTGCATGAAGCAGAAATTGCCAGCAATCCGTTGTTGGAAAAATTAAAATTTATCGCCATCGTAAGTTCTAATCTAGACGAATTTTTTATGAAACGCATTGGCGGCTTAAAAGAACAAGTCGGCGCCGGCGTACAAGAGCTCACCCTTGACGGTCGTAATCCGCAACAACAAATTGATGAATGCGCTGAACATGTACGCGCACTGGAAGCCCGCAAATCTCAATTATTACCCAAAATTCTTAATGACTTGCATAATGCGGGTATTCGCATTTTGAATTATCAAGATTTAAAAAAATCGAAATGCGCATTATTACGAGACTATTACATTCATAATATTTTCCCCTTAGTAACGCCGCAATCAATTGATCCTGCACATCCGTTCCCTTTTATTTCAAATTTATCGTTAAATTTATTGGTGACTCTGCGTCATCCAAAAAACCAACAAGCTTTATTAGCTCGCGTTAAAGTACCGATTGGAAATGGCATTCATCGTTTCATCGCTTTAGAAAAAGAAGATAGACAACAAAACTACGTTGAATACGTGCGTCTTGAAGACATTATTGGCAACAATTTAGATATTTTATTTCCAGGCATGGAAGTGCTGGCTTACGAGTGTTTTCACGTCACTCGAAATTCCAACACGGAACGTGATGAATCCAATGCCGATGATTTATTAGAATTGATCGAATCCGAATTACGTGATCGCAAATTTGCACCGATTGTACGTATTGTTGTAGAGCACAATATGGACACACAACGACGTCAATTCCTGATTAACGAATTAGGTTTGCAGCAACAAGATGTTTATGACACTGAACACATGATGGCCTTGCGCGATTTATGGGAGCTGGTTGGGATTGAACGCCCTGATTTACATGACACGCCGCATCATCCTTTAGATCATCCCTTGCTCAGCGCGCATCAATCTATTTTTACTGCTATTCGCGAAAACAATGGCATTTTTTTACATCATCCTTACGATAGTTTTGCCACATCAGTAGAACGCTTAGTGAAAGAAGCGCGCCATGACCCGGCCGTACGCGCGATTAAGATGACGATTTATCGCACGTCAAAAGACACTAAAATTATTGAATATCTAATTGACGCCGCGCGTAACGGCAAACAAGTTGCGGTAGTGATGGAATTAAAAGCGCGCTTTGATGAAGCCGCCAATATTCATTGGGCGAACAGTTTAGAAGAAGCCGGCATCCACGTAACCTATGGCGTGGTCGGACTCAAAACTCATGCAAAAGTTATTTTAGTTGTACGCCAAGAGGAAGAAGGTTTGCGCCGTTACATGCACATCGGCACGGGTAATTACCATGCGGGCACCGCACGTTTATATACGGACGTGGGTTTATTAACATGCGATACGGATATTGCGCATGATGTCAGCGAATTATTTAATTTTTTAACCACGGGTTATACGCCAAAACGCGATTACCGAAAATTATTACCCGCGCCTACTTTATTAAAACAAAATTTAATAAAAAAGATTAATCGCGAAATCGCGCATGCCAAAGAAGGCAAAAAAACCGCCATTCAATTCAAAATGAATGCGCTGGAAGATATTGATATTTGTAAGGCCTTGTATCAAGCCTCACAAGCTGGCGTGACAGTGCAGTTAATCGTGCGTGATACGTGTCGTCTGCGTCCTGGGATTAAAGACATTTCAGATAATATTCATGTCATCAGTATTGTTGGAAGATTTTTAGAACACGCGCGGATTTATTATTTTTATAATAATGGTCAAGAAGAATACTATATTGGTTCTGCCGATCTAATGATGCGCAATTTAGAACGACGCGTTGAAGTAGTAACGCCGGTAGAACCTGAACATTTGTCTCAACATTTACGAACGATCTTAGATATTAATTTAGCGGATCAGCGTAATGTCTGGGAGATGCAAGCAGATGGGCATTATCTGCAACGCCAACCTAAAGACGCTGAAACAAAAGGTTGTCAGGAATTATTTATCGAGCTTGCCCAAAAACGCGGAAAAACTCGTTTGGCTAAAAGCAACAAAGGTCTCTCAAAAAAACGTCGCAAACGTCAAGGCGTATAGCGCTCGATTAAATACGCGGCGCCTGCGGATAAATTTGGCCACGCGCCTTGAAATTGAAAAATAACTGCACCCGCCGTTGGTAATGCAGGCATGCTCTTATTTACTAACACATTGGCAAGATCGCTCAAGCCGGGATTATGACCAATTAAAATCACATGATGCGCGGCGGCGGGTAAACCTTGTAAGCTTTTTATCAAATGATCTGTATTAGCTAAATACAAGTCTGCACGATAATCCACGTTAATATCGCTAAATCCAGCCAACAACGCTGCGCACGTTTGGCGAGTGCGTATCGATGACGAACACAAAACATAATCTATCGCTTGACTACGTGCGGCGAACCATGTGTTTAGCGCCGCCATGCTCTCTTGTCCGGTCGCACTCAAATTACGCTGAATATCAACACTGGCCTCTACCGCTTCGGCATGCCTAATAAGACAAAGGGTTTTTTGTGCTCGCTCTGGCATAATAAAACAATAACTCTTTAATATAAGTAATGCATTGGATACTAAATGTTTGATAAAACCAAATTAATCGTAGTAGTGGATCTAGGTTCCAATAGCTTTCACATGACCGTCACACGGTCTCATGATGGCCAGCTTACCGTAATCGATAGCTTAAAGGAAAGTGTTCGGCTCGCCGCCGGCGTGACTGCTGAACACACGCTCGATACCGTCACACAAAAACGTGCCTTAGAATGTTTAGCGCGTTTCGCGCAACGCTTACAAAATATTAAACATGATGGTATACGCGTCGTCGGTACTAATGCACTGCGCCAAGCTCATCAAGCCGAAGACTTTGTGGCATTAGCAGAAAAAACGTTAGGCCATCGAATTGACATTATTTCTGGTATTGAAGAAGCACGGTTAATTTATGCCGGTGTTTATCAAGATCATCCCTTACCTGAACGCCGCAACTTAGTCATTGATATCGGTGGCGGCAGTACCGAATTTATTATTGGTGAAGGTCCAACCCCGCGTACGCTTGAAAGTTTATACATGGGCTGCGTTAATTTTACGCGCCGGTTTTTTGACGCCGGTTATTCGCATAAACGTATGCAACAAGCGATTACCGCTGCACGTCAAGAACTAGAACCCATTGAAATTTCTTTTCGTGCATTAGGCTGGCAACATGTATTAGGTTCTTCAGGCAGCATTCGCAGCATTGAAGATACCTTGTTGCAACTTAAACTCAGCGAGCACGGTATTACTGCCAGTGGACTTAAAAAATTGCATCAACTGCTAGCCAAAGACGACAGATTGCCGAACTTAAGCGCTGATCGCCGGCCGGTGTTTTTTGGTGGTTTAGCTATTTTAACTGCTGCATTTGATGCTTTAAATATTGAACACATGGAATATTCTAACAGCGCATTACGCGAAGGCGTATTACATGAATTGCTCGGTCGGCAACGCCAAAATGATGTGCGCAATACTACCATTCAACATTTTGTACAACGTTATGCAATTGATAAAACCCATGCGCAACGTGTGCAAAAAACCGCGCGATCTTTTTATCAACAAGCTCAAATCAATTGGTTATTGAGTAACGATAATAAAGAACTAGCGGATTACCTAGATTGGGCGGCGCAGTTACATGAAATCGGTTTGGCCGTGGCGCACAGCGGTTATCATCGCCATGGCGCTTATTTATTACGCCATTCTGATATGCCGGGATTTTCGATACGCGAACAAAAATATTTAGCGCTACTCGTCAATGCGCATCGTCGAAAAATTCGTGCTGAGTACTTCAAAGAAATCTCCAGCGTAGAGCGGCCTATTTTATTAAAATTATTATTAATACTGCGTATATCCGTGCTACTACATCGCAATCGATTAGATAATTTTTTACCTGACTTAAAAATCAGCGCGCATTTACAAGGGATAACATTGTCGATTGCAGAAAAATGGTTGCAAGAACATCCGTTGACCTTGGCGGATATCCAAGAAGAACAAAAACACTGGAGTAATAATGGTTTTGAGTTATTGCTTAAAACTCAGCTCTAAATTCTGCAACACAATTTATTTAGACAAGGGCAAACGCTGCGCTAATTTAGCAAATATGTTTTGCAACAGAATGGTTTCACTGGGCGGTGATGGAAATAAATTTTCTGGATATTGATCATTTTGTTTCAAGTTAGCTGCAGGTTGATCAGTTACCTGCGAGGCGCTTGCTGCATCAGCCAAAGACCAACCGCTAGCAACACGACCACTTAACTGCGCATCATAAACCACAATTTTTACCGCTATTTGGCGCGTGGTCGTAAACGTCGTTTTTTTGTTTTTTTCAGCAACATCTTGAGTTATCCATTGACCCTCAATATTTGCAAATAGCCAATAGCGAA
Above is a genomic segment from Gammaproteobacteria bacterium containing:
- a CDS encoding aquaporin gives rise to the protein MRAYLAELLGTFGLVLVGTGAIIVNDVSGGLLGNAGIALAFAVIVFLMICSFAHLSGAHINPAVSMVFALTGHLAWRKLGNYWLAQCCGALLASGLLHLLFQHATLGATVPTPKYPALLAFGLEIVISSILMLSIFYVIQQHFSRIKSAALIGSVVGLAAFLVGPLTGASMNPARSLGPALISGHFQHLWIYLTAPILGMLLAVPACQKITRKTLCASGACCNEVPA
- the nadC gene encoding carboxylating nicotinate-nucleotide diphosphorylase, with product MNALRLPNLDIIRENVRAALAEDIGSGDVTARLLTSAEWSEATIICRQEAVISGIEWARETFTQVDPRIETQWLIHDSDRLSANTQVARLRGPAASLLTAERTALNFLQTLSGTATQARQLVDLIAGTHVTLLDTRKTIPGLRAAQKYAVTCGGCENHRHGLYDAILIKENHITAAGSITAAIHLARAQSPTIFLIVEVETFEELKAALSAKPDRILLDNFTPTALREAVTLTAGRIPLEASGNIRRDNIRLFAETGVNYLSMGTLTKDIKAIDLSLRLTNARF
- a CDS encoding histidine phosphatase family protein, yielding MPERAQKTLCLIRHAEAVEASVDIQRNLSATGQESMAALNTWFAARSQAIDYVLCSSSIRTRQTCAALLAGFSDINVDYRADLYLANTDHLIKSLQGLPAAAHHVILIGHNPGLSDLANVLVNKSMPALPTAGAVIFQFQGAWPNLSAGAAYLIERYTP
- the ppk1 gene encoding polyphosphate kinase 1; this encodes MAMPADSFMPNASLDPVHLDDPSLYLNRELTWLRFNERVLHEAEIASNPLLEKLKFIAIVSSNLDEFFMKRIGGLKEQVGAGVQELTLDGRNPQQQIDECAEHVRALEARKSQLLPKILNDLHNAGIRILNYQDLKKSKCALLRDYYIHNIFPLVTPQSIDPAHPFPFISNLSLNLLVTLRHPKNQQALLARVKVPIGNGIHRFIALEKEDRQQNYVEYVRLEDIIGNNLDILFPGMEVLAYECFHVTRNSNTERDESNADDLLELIESELRDRKFAPIVRIVVEHNMDTQRRQFLINELGLQQQDVYDTEHMMALRDLWELVGIERPDLHDTPHHPLDHPLLSAHQSIFTAIRENNGIFLHHPYDSFATSVERLVKEARHDPAVRAIKMTIYRTSKDTKIIEYLIDAARNGKQVAVVMELKARFDEAANIHWANSLEEAGIHVTYGVVGLKTHAKVILVVRQEEEGLRRYMHIGTGNYHAGTARLYTDVGLLTCDTDIAHDVSELFNFLTTGYTPKRDYRKLLPAPTLLKQNLIKKINREIAHAKEGKKTAIQFKMNALEDIDICKALYQASQAGVTVQLIVRDTCRLRPGIKDISDNIHVISIVGRFLEHARIYYFYNNGQEEYYIGSADLMMRNLERRVEVVTPVEPEHLSQHLRTILDINLADQRNVWEMQADGHYLQRQPKDAETKGCQELFIELAQKRGKTRLAKSNKGLSKKRRKRQGV
- a CDS encoding arsenate reductase ArsC, giving the protein MKTTLPLNTSKNVVFVCVENSCRSQIAEGFARLHQRADVIIYSAGSKPSGVINPRAIQFMQEVGSDLTRQGSKSLDEIPDIVYDAVITMGCGDACPFLRGKFREDWGLADPKHLSDDEFRAIRDTIQTRVAALFQQI
- a CDS encoding Ppx/GppA family phosphatase; the protein is MFDKTKLIVVVDLGSNSFHMTVTRSHDGQLTVIDSLKESVRLAAGVTAEHTLDTVTQKRALECLARFAQRLQNIKHDGIRVVGTNALRQAHQAEDFVALAEKTLGHRIDIISGIEEARLIYAGVYQDHPLPERRNLVIDIGGGSTEFIIGEGPTPRTLESLYMGCVNFTRRFFDAGYSHKRMQQAITAARQELEPIEISFRALGWQHVLGSSGSIRSIEDTLLQLKLSEHGITASGLKKLHQLLAKDDRLPNLSADRRPVFFGGLAILTAAFDALNIEHMEYSNSALREGVLHELLGRQRQNDVRNTTIQHFVQRYAIDKTHAQRVQKTARSFYQQAQINWLLSNDNKELADYLDWAAQLHEIGLAVAHSGYHRHGAYLLRHSDMPGFSIREQKYLALLVNAHRRKIRAEYFKEISSVERPILLKLLLILRISVLLHRNRLDNFLPDLKISAHLQGITLSIAEKWLQEHPLTLADIQEEQKHWSNNGFELLLKTQL